The genomic segment CGTTGACGTCATAATCCTGCATGAACTGTTGCTGAAAAAGCTGCTGCAAACCGCTGACATCGGATATGAGATGAACATTGAAAAAGTTCTCGAGAAAGTAAACAACGGAGAATTTCGTGCCGCATTTTTCCTGAACCCCACGCGTGTCGAGGATGTCGAGAAATCTGCGCTGTCCCTGGTAAGGATGCCGCCGAAGTCTACGTATTTCTATCCCAAACTCTTAACCGGTCTGGTCATAAACAGGTGGCAAGTTTAGCACTAAAACACTTCGTTGACAGATATTTCCCCTGCCGTTTCCCCCTCTGGAAACCTGTGGCTGTGCATAATCCCTGGCAATGCTTCGGGCAAAAAGAAATCTTAGGGTTTTGAAATTTTTCGGGTATAATCTATAAAAAAAGAACAGGAGGTTTTATGTCTCTACGTATCGCGATAAACGGATTCGGAAGAATAGGAAGGAACTTCCTCAGGACGAGCTGGGGGAATAAGGGGCTGGATATTGTTGCCATCAATGACCTCACCGACGCGAAGACCCTCGGCCATCTGCTGAAATATGATTCTGTCCACGGTATTTTTGATGCAGATATCACCACAGCCGAAGGGAGCATTCTGATAGGCGGAACCGAAATAAAGGTGTTCGCTGTTACGGAACCGGAAAAACTCCCGTGGAATGATCTGGGAGTAGATGTTGTCATTGAATCCACAGGACGTTTTGTGGACAGGGCTTCTGCAGCAAAGCATCTGGACGCCGGGGCGAAATGGGTAATCATCTCAGCGCCTGCAAAAGATCCAGATGCAACAGTCTGCATGGGGGTAAACGAAGAGATACTGGACCCTGCAAAGCACAAGATAATATCAAACGCTTCATGCACCACCAATTGTCTTGCCCCTGTGGCGAAGGTTATTCATAATGAATTCAGCATCGTCCGCGGATTAATGACAACCATACATTCCTATACAAACGATCAGCGAATCCTCGACCTGCCCCACAAGGATCTCAGGAGGGCCAGGGCAGCTGCCCTGAACATGATTCCCACCACAACAGGAGCAGCGAAAGCTGTCGGCATTGTATTGCCTGAGCTGAAAGGCAGGCTGAATGGAATGGCAATAAGGGTACCAACCCCGAACGTTTCACTCGTCGACCTCGTTGCCGAAGTGGGAAAAGATACTACGGTGGAAGAGGTAAACGGCGCCCTGAAAAGAGCTGCAGAAGGGCCGATGAAGGGAATACTCCAGTACTCCGAAGAGCCCCTTGTTTCAAGCGATCTGAACGGGAACGCCCATTCATCGATAGTAGACGCAACCCTCACAATGGTTATGGAAGGAAAGATGGTAAAGGTCTTCTCCTGGTATGACAATGAGTGGGGGTACAGTACCCGCATGAGAGACCTCGCAATCTATATCATGAAAAGGATCTGATTATGAAAAAAAAGGGTACCATGGAATCGCTTCCTGCGAAAAATATCTTTCACAAGCTTACCATTGAGGATCTTGACATTAAGGGGAAAAGGGTCTTTGTCAGGGCTGATTTCAATGTCCCCCTGGATGCAAACATGATGATTACTGACGACAGGAGAATACGGTCAACCCTGCCAACGATAAACTATGCCATCGACGAAGGCGCAAAAGTCATACTTTCGTCCCACCTCGGGAGACCGAAGGGCAAGGTGGACCCCAAGTTCAGTCTTGCTCCTATCGCAAAACGTCTCCAGAGGCTCCTTAACAAGGAAGTTGTGTTCGCCCCCGACTGTATCGGGAATCAGGTTGAGGGGATGGTCTCGAAAATGCGCAATGGTGATGTAATGCTTCTTGAAAATCTGAGGTTTCATCCGGAAGAAGAAAAAAATGACGACAAATTTGCCAGGGCCCTCGCAAAACTCGCCGATATCTATATCAATGATGCCTTCGGCGCAGCACACCGGGCTCATGCGTCAATCGTCGGGATGACGAAGTACCTTCCTTCATCAGCCGGGTTTCTGCTCAAGAGAGAGATTGAATACCTGAAGGGAGCGATCGAAAACCCTGTAAAGCCCTTTGTGGCAATTCTGGGCGGGGCTAAGGTATCCGGAAAAATCGGGGTTCTGGAACACCTCGTCGGAAAGGTCGACAAGGTCATTGTCGGCGGAGGAATGGCATACACCTTCATTAAGGCCATGGGGTACGAGATCGGAGACTCCCTGGTCGAAGAGGACATGCTTGAGACAGCCCAGAGGATACGAAGAAAACTGAAAGATACCGGGATTAAATTCTATCTTCCGGTAGACTGCATCATTGCACAGAGCACCGACCCCGGTGCGGTGATAAAGATTGTGCCAACCCTGGAAATACCCAGGGGATGGAAAGCGCTTGATATCGGCCCCGCATCTGTGAAGCTTTTTTCTATCGCGCTTCAGGACGCAAAAACCGTACTATGGAACGGCCCGATGGGCATGTTCGAGGAAGATGCCTTCTCACGGGGCACCCTGGAAATCGCCCATGCGGTTGCCGAAGCATATGCGCTGACAATTGTCGGCGGCGGTGACACCGACCTTGCAGTGCACAGAGCCGGGGTTTCTGATGTCATATCATTCATCTCAACAGGCGGTGGAGCTTCTCTCCAGCTGCTCGAAGGCAAGGAACTGCCCGGTATCGCTGCGCTGTCGAACAGAAAAAGCTGACAGTCTGCCCCTGTCTAACGGGTTATCGAGTGATACAGCTTGGTGTCACCGGCAGTTTCAGCAGTAACCTTATGGGGTAGTTTCTCGTTTTCATGAGAAAGGATCCCCCGTTTCATCTCAACAATCGACGGATTCCTGCACTCAAACTGTCTGATGAGATAGGAGGCTGCAACTTCCGGCTTAATGATATCCCCGCAGGTAAAGATATCGATAGCAGCATAACCGTACTCAGGCCATGTATGAATCGTAAGATGCGATTCTGCAATTACTACGACACCGCTGATACCAAAGGGATTAAATTCGTGGAAGGAAAT from the Nitrospirota bacterium genome contains:
- the gap gene encoding type I glyceraldehyde-3-phosphate dehydrogenase, yielding MSLRIAINGFGRIGRNFLRTSWGNKGLDIVAINDLTDAKTLGHLLKYDSVHGIFDADITTAEGSILIGGTEIKVFAVTEPEKLPWNDLGVDVVIESTGRFVDRASAAKHLDAGAKWVIISAPAKDPDATVCMGVNEEILDPAKHKIISNASCTTNCLAPVAKVIHNEFSIVRGLMTTIHSYTNDQRILDLPHKDLRRARAAALNMIPTTTGAAKAVGIVLPELKGRLNGMAIRVPTPNVSLVDLVAEVGKDTTVEEVNGALKRAAEGPMKGILQYSEEPLVSSDLNGNAHSSIVDATLTMVMEGKMVKVFSWYDNEWGYSTRMRDLAIYIMKRI
- a CDS encoding phosphoglycerate kinase, with product MESLPAKNIFHKLTIEDLDIKGKRVFVRADFNVPLDANMMITDDRRIRSTLPTINYAIDEGAKVILSSHLGRPKGKVDPKFSLAPIAKRLQRLLNKEVVFAPDCIGNQVEGMVSKMRNGDVMLLENLRFHPEEEKNDDKFARALAKLADIYINDAFGAAHRAHASIVGMTKYLPSSAGFLLKREIEYLKGAIENPVKPFVAILGGAKVSGKIGVLEHLVGKVDKVIVGGGMAYTFIKAMGYEIGDSLVEEDMLETAQRIRRKLKDTGIKFYLPVDCIIAQSTDPGAVIKIVPTLEIPRGWKALDIGPASVKLFSIALQDAKTVLWNGPMGMFEEDAFSRGTLEIAHAVAEAYALTIVGGGDTDLAVHRAGVSDVISFISTGGGASLQLLEGKELPGIAALSNRKS
- the speD gene encoding adenosylmethionine decarboxylase; translated protein: MYALGTHLLIELRECNPEILKSLEKVRSALVSAAQEAKATIIDISFHEFNPFGISGVVVIAESHLTIHTWPEYGYAAIDIFTCGDIIKPEVAASYLIRQFECRNPSIVEMKRGILSHENEKLPHKVTAETAGDTKLYHSITR